GACTGTGGGCGGCTTCTTGATTTTTACTTGGCATGTCAGATGGTTAATGGCCTCTGTTAGTTTACCTTTATATTTCTTGGTGGTTCTGTTTAGTGCAGAGGTTGCAGTTGAGGCCGCCCGTGCAGCGTTAAGAGGTGGAATTTCAGTTGTAAGCTAAAATTCATTAACGCAACTATAGTAGTTCTATCTTAATACATGCTTAGGAGGCTTTAACCAGTcaagtaaaaaaaattcatttcagTTGTAAGCTAAAATTCATTCATGCAACTATAGTAGTTCTATCTTAATACATGCTTAGGAGGCTTTAACCAGTCAAATGCAAAAAATGAAATTCATTTTTTGCGAGTCGTTCAATTTCTTGGTCTCGCCCTTGTTTTCACTAATCTTGACCAATATAAAGTTATGTTTCCAATGGCAAGTGATCCCATAGTAATCTGCAGTTTGGAAGTACTGGTTTCAGTGATAAGTGACGATGCAAGGTATGCAATTAAAGGAAAAGAAGAGCTAGCCCAATGACAAAGCCCGCTAAATAAATAAACGATTCAGATGTGAAGCCCATAAATTCTTTTTGCATATCTGAGTGGTCGTCTCTAGTTAACAGAATAATATATGTTTGTTTTGGTTGTTACAGCAAGATGTACTAGGTGTCAATAGATTACTTGATGGATTAAGTATAAATGTACACGTTACACTCGGTAAATGATGAGtgaataaaaatcaaaatattgaTTTTCCTCCTACTCGTGTTTCTCTAACTTATGCACACTTCCAGACACATATATACCATCGATCAAGGCATGCATTGCACTATGAAAGTGCGGACGTGATCATTAGAGAAATTATAGTGTTTCAGCTGGATATGCTAACTTCAGACTTTCATGGGATGGAATTAGTGGAATCTTTATCTTTTCCAAATATTGTAATTTTCTTGAATGTTCACTTGAGCTATTGCTCTATGTTCTGATAcatttcttatttttatttacaGTTGGAAGTTGTAATGTCTACTCCAGGTGTTTTTGAGGTACATTAATTACATTAATTTTATTCAATTATGCTGGAAATTGGGAAGCCATAAATACGCATCATGTTCATTTATACAGGTCATACGAACCTTGGTCCATGAATATCCTTCGACATCAATAGGGGTGAGTGATTTTCAAGCCGTTCAAGGATTGTGATTCCAATTCTTTTGGGAGAATCTTTTTATTTGTGGCATCTGTGTTGTCCAAAAAAGAAAGCTGAGATAACAGAATTATCATTGATATTGCAGGTTGGAACTGTTTTAAACAAGCAAGATGCCAGAGATGCAATCATAGCTGGAGCTAGGTTCCTTATGAGTCCTGCAATGGTTAAGGTACCTACAGACTTGTTTGATTTGAAGGTTTCTTCAGCATCCGTTGAGTGCAGCCTCAAATTCAGCTATTTTTATCCACGTCTAAAAACTGAATGTTCCTGGAGGATACATGCTCCAGTGAAGCTATATCTTATTTAAGGTTTCTTCGCGTATGATCTTCTAATTTCCATTTGAAGCTAACAATCTATATTCTATCCGACTCACGCGCTCTGCTTGTTTGGCTCTGTTCTTGTGGGCTTAATTTATTCTTATACTTCTAACTATTTGTGGAAGATTATCTTCACCATTTATTGGCTATTTTGTTCTCAGGATATACTTGATGATGTTGCTCAAGGTCAGGCTCTTTATATACCTGGAGTAATGACTCCATCTGAGGTACGTTTCGTCTGAGTTTGTTTTCGTTTCCACAATTCATTTCTTTTGGCCAATACATACAATGTGAAAACTCATTAAATTGTGCAGATACTATCTGCATCTAACTCTGGTGCCAAAATTGTCAAGGTGAGAGTCACCACCATTGATCTTGGAAAGAGAGAGCTTTGATATAAGGACATATCTTTATCAAAGTATTAAATGTTTTAGACATATACATATTTTGTAATAGGTATATCCCGTGTCTGCATTAGGGGGTGTTGGGTACATAGCAGCAGTGCGTAAGCCTTTTCCCTTTATTCCGATGGTTGTATCACAAGGCATAGCCATAGGTGAGATGCCAAAACTTTTCCTTGCTTGTCAAATGTTTATTTGAGTCACTCTTATTTATTCACCATGTTGCCGTGTGCAATTAATCACCTGGACAAGATGTTTTTGTCTCTAAATGAGAAGATATCTGGTATTCGACACAGATTCGGTAGGGGAATATGTAAGGGAGGGAGCATCATCTGTCGTTCTATCAGATGCCATATTTGA
This Primulina eburnea isolate SZY01 chromosome 2, ASM2296580v1, whole genome shotgun sequence DNA region includes the following protein-coding sequences:
- the LOC140824418 gene encoding uncharacterized protein: MMAVASSRCISPLFNSSSSSSLAKPFKFPALSSQICCCKYSHNGAIRSYSYTVADKVLTDIQDSGVIACLRAQSAEVAVEAARAALRGGISVLEVVMSTPGVFEVIRTLVHEYPSTSIGVGTVLNKQDARDAIIAGARFLMSPAMVKDILDDVAQGQALYIPGVMTPSEILSASNSGAKIVKVYPVSALGGVGYIAAVRKPFPFIPMVVSQGIAIDSVGEYVREGASSVVLSDAIFDKKAMSEQNFDSIYRCASLATSQGSIAVKRRTKGYHS